The DNA window GGCGCTGCGGCGCACGGTCGCCTCCGGTTCGGGCGAGCAGGAGGTCATGCAGGCGATGCTCACGCTCGTCGCGCAGATCGACGACGTGCGCGTGCAGGCGACGTACATGTCCTTCGGCGCCGACACCGCGGTCGACACCGAGACACTCGACGGCCTGTTCACCGCGGCGGTCCTGAAGGTGCACGGGAACTGACGCCTCGGTGCAGCACGGGGGTCCGACACGATCGCCGACTGCGGCGGCCGGCCGGCCGGTAGTCCACAGCCGCAGCCGCCATCCACAGCTTCGCTGAATGCCCTTGTCGCGTCGTCGGTGGTCGCAGCCCCACGCGAGACCGTCGGACCATGACGACACCAGCCTCCTCACACGACTCGCACTTTCCGCCGGACGCGTCCTGGGACGGCGCCGCAGACCGGCAGTCCCGCGTCCGGATCTCCGACCCGGGTGCGCTGATCAGTTCGGTACCGGCGCTCCTCGGCTTCCACCCACACCGCTCGCTCGTGGCGATCTGCCTGAGCGGCACACGCGTCGGAGCGGTGATGCGCCACGACCTGGTACTGGGCGGCGGCGCCGACGGCCGGGTGATGGACCTCGTGCTCGAACAGTTCGCCGCCGTCGCCGCCCGGGAGGAAGCGGACCGCATGCTCGCGGTCATGGTGGACGACCGGATTCCGGTGCGCGCCCGCGACGCCGATCTGGAGCCCTACGCGGGCGTGGCCGCGCGGCTGCGGGACGCGCTCGGCCGCAGCGCAATCGCGCTGGCAGCGGTGCACGTCTGCCGCCGGATCGAAACCGGCGCTGCGTGGCAGGATCTGACCGGCACGAGCCGTGGAACCGTCCCGGACCCCACGGCGTCACAGGTCGCCGCAGCCCAGGTGATCGGCGGGCGCGCGATACGCGGGTCACGCGAGGAGCTCGAGGCCGTGATCGAACCCGCCCCGCTGCGCGAACAGGCCCGAGTCGCCGCGCTCGTCGACCGTGCGCGCGAGGACGGCCTGCGGGAGCCGACCCGGTCGTGTGCGGTCGCCGACCCGCTGAGGGCGGACCGCGTGAGCCTCGAAGGAGTGCTGGCCGAGATCGCACGGTTCGAATCCGACGACGAGCCGCCGTCACCACACGAATGCGCGCGACTGGCGCTGGCGCTCGAGATCCCGCGCGTGCGCGACTCCCTGCTCGCGCTGGCCGCCGGCAGCCACGCGGGAGCCGCCGAGCAGCTCTGGATACACCTGGCGCGCGTGCTGCCCGATCCCGAACGCGCCGAGCCGCTCTCACTTCTCGGCTACAGCGCCTACGTGCGTGGGGACGGACCGATGGCGGGGGTGGCGCTGTACGCCGCGCTGGCCGCGGACCCGTGCCACCGGCTGGCGAATCTGCTGGACGACGCGCTGCAGGCCGGACTCCGGCCCGACCTCCTCCGCGACCTCGCGGTCATCGGCCACCAGGTGGCGGAGGAGATCGGAGTGCAGCTGCCACCGCTCGATCCGCTATCGACGGGCGGCGTGTGACCGATCCCCGAGGT is part of the Rhodococcus sp. SGAir0479 genome and encodes:
- a CDS encoding DUF4192 domain-containing protein translates to MTTPASSHDSHFPPDASWDGAADRQSRVRISDPGALISSVPALLGFHPHRSLVAICLSGTRVGAVMRHDLVLGGGADGRVMDLVLEQFAAVAAREEADRMLAVMVDDRIPVRARDADLEPYAGVAARLRDALGRSAIALAAVHVCRRIETGAAWQDLTGTSRGTVPDPTASQVAAAQVIGGRAIRGSREELEAVIEPAPLREQARVAALVDRAREDGLREPTRSCAVADPLRADRVSLEGVLAEIARFESDDEPPSPHECARLALALEIPRVRDSLLALAAGSHAGAAEQLWIHLARVLPDPERAEPLSLLGYSAYVRGDGPMAGVALYAALAADPCHRLANLLDDALQAGLRPDLLRDLAVIGHQVAEEIGVQLPPLDPLSTGGV